The following are encoded in a window of Mycobacterium sp. ELW1 genomic DNA:
- a CDS encoding PaaI family thioesterase translates to MTAPRSLRELFDQLGLQVVEATDDTVVLEMPVDERTKNTAGGLQGGLIATMADVAAGQLASRATPFGFGIATTDLFVRYLRPIKVGPARAVAKILRTGKRSVVVQVDIHRGEDNELAATSTINFAAV, encoded by the coding sequence ATGACGGCACCGCGCTCGCTTCGGGAGTTGTTCGACCAGCTCGGCCTGCAGGTCGTCGAGGCGACGGACGACACCGTCGTCCTGGAGATGCCGGTGGACGAGCGCACCAAGAACACCGCGGGAGGGCTGCAGGGCGGACTGATCGCCACGATGGCCGATGTCGCCGCCGGGCAGCTGGCCTCCCGAGCCACCCCGTTCGGGTTCGGTATCGCCACCACCGACCTGTTCGTCCGTTATCTACGGCCGATCAAGGTCGGCCCGGCCCGCGCGGTGGCCAAGATCCTGCGCACCGGCAAGCGTTCGGTCGTGGTGCAGGTGGACATCCATCGCGGCGAGGACAACGAGCTGGCCGCGACCAGCACGATCAACTTCGCCGCGGTCTGA